The Elusimicrobiaceae bacterium nucleotide sequence ATGACTTTACCTTTATCTTCTGCAGATACTTTGGTAGTCAGGTAAACCTTCGTATTCTCAATTTTTTCTTCTACCACCACATTGTCCGGATTAGCGGAGAGCGATTTGAGAAGGATAGTGGCTAACTCTTTCATAAAACTTATTTAGCGGCGGCTTCGGCTTTTTTGATCAAGCTGGCTACCGTTTCAGACGGTTTGGCACCATTTTTAATCCAATGGTTTACGCGAGCCATGTCCAATTTGACCTGTTCAGCGGTTTCTTTGTTGCAAGGGTGATAGATACCCAATACTTCTTTAGCTTCAGAACCGACGGCGGTTTTCT carries:
- a CDS encoding KH domain-containing protein translates to MKELATILLKSLSANPDNVVVEEKIENTKVYLTTKVSAEDKGKVIGKDGCIIKAVRTVLSAAAAKKNVKVTLKLED
- the rpsP gene encoding 30S ribosomal protein S16; its protein translation is MAVVIRLQRVGKKSHPQYRVVAIEKKTAVGSEAKEVLGIYHPCNKETAEQVKLDMARVNHWIKNGAKPSETVASLIKKAEAAAK